In Nomascus leucogenys isolate Asia chromosome 11, Asia_NLE_v1, whole genome shotgun sequence, the following proteins share a genomic window:
- the TAC3 gene encoding tachykinin-3 — MRIMLLFTAILAFSLAQSFGAVCKEPQEEVVPGGGRSKRDPDLYQLLQRLFKSHSSLEGLLKALSQASTDPKESTSPEKRDMHDFFVGLMGKRSVQPDSLTDVNQENVPSFGILKYPPRAE; from the exons ATGAGGATCATGCTGCTATTCACAGCCATCCTGGCCTTCAGCCTAGCTCAGAGCTTTGGGGCTGTCTGTAAGGAGCCACAGGAGGAGGTGGTTCCTGGCGGGGGCCGCAGCAAG AGGGATCCGGATCTCTACCAGCTGCTCCAGAGACTCTTCAAAAGCCACTCATCTCTGGAGGGATTGCTCAAAGCCCTGAGCCAGGCTAGCACAG ATCCTAAGGAATCAACATCTCCCGAGAAAC GTGACATGCATGACTTCTTTGTGGGACTTATGGGCAAGAGGAGCGTCCAGCCAG ACTCTCTTACTGATGTCAATCAAGAGAACGTCCCCAGCTTTGGCATCCTCAAGTATCCCCCGAGAGCAGAATGA
- the GPR182 gene encoding G-protein coupled receptor 182, translating into MSVKPSWGPGPSEGVTAVPASDLGEIHNWTELLDLFNHTLFECHVELSQSTKRVVLFALYLAMFVVGLVENLLVICVNWHGSGRAGLLNLYILNMAIADLGIVLSLPVWMLEVTLDYTWLWGSFSCRFTHYFYFVNMYSSIFFLVCLSVDRYVTLTGASPSWQRYQHRVRRTMCAGIWVLSAIIPLPEVVHIQLVEGPEPMCLFMAPFETYSTWALAVALSTTILGFLLPFPLIAVFNVLTACRLRQPGQPKSRRHCLLMCAYVAVFVMCWLPYHVTLLLLTLHGTHISLHCHLVHLLYFFYDVIDCFSMLHCVINPILYNFLSPHFRGRLLNAVVHYLPKDQTKAGTRASSSSCSTQHSIIITKGDSQPAAAAPHPEPSLSFQALHLLPNTSPISPPQPLTPS; encoded by the coding sequence ATGTCAGTGAAACCCAGCTGGGGGCCCGGCCCCTCGGAGGGGGTCACCGCAGTGCCTGCCAGTGACCTTGGAGAGATCCACAACTGGACCGAGCTGCTCGACCTCTTCAACCACACTTTGTTTGAGTGCCACGTGGAGCTCAGCCAGAGCACCAAGCGCGTGGTCCTCTTTGCCCTCTACCTGGCCATGTTTGTGGTTGGGCTGGTGGAGAACCTCCTGGTGATCTGCGTCAACTGGCACGGCTCAGGCCGGGCGGGGCTGCTGAACCTCTACATCCTCAACATGGCCATCGCGGACCTGGGCATCGTCCTGTCTCTGCCCGTGTGGATGCTGGAGGTCACGCTGGACTACACCTGGCTCTGGGGCAGCTTCTCCTGTCGCTTCACTCACTACTTCTACTTTGTCAACATGTACAGCAGCATCTTCTTCCTGGTGTGCCTCAGTGTTGACCGCTATGTCACCCTCACCGGCGCCTCCCCCTCCTGGCAGCGTTACCAGCACCGAGTGCGGCGGACCATGTGTGCGGGCATCTGGGTCCTCTCGGCCATCATCCCGCTGCCTGAGGTGGTCCACATCCAGCTGGTGGAGGGCCCTGAGCCCATGTGCCTCTTCATGGCACCTTTTGAAACGTACAGCACCTGGGCCCTGGCAGTGGCCCTGTCCACCACCATCCTGGGCTTCCTGCTGCCCTTCCCTCTCATTGCAGTCTTCAATGTGCTGACAGCCTGCCGGCTGCGGCAGCCAGGACAACCCAAGAGCCGGCGCCACTGCCTGCTGATGTGTGCCTACGTGGCTGTCTTTGTCATGTGCTGGCTGCCCTATCATGTGACCCTGCTGCTGCTCACACTGCATGGGACCCACATCTCCCTCCACTGCCACCTGGTCCACTTGCTCTACTTCTTCTATGATGTCATCGACTGCTTCTCCATGCTGCACTGTGTCATCAACCCCATCCTTTACAACTTTCTCAGCCCACACTTCCGGGGCCGGCTCCTGAACGCTGTAGTCCATTACCTTCCTAAGGACCAGACCAAGGCGGGCACAcgtgcctcctcttcctcctgttctACCCAGCATTCCATCATCATCACCAAGGGGGACAGCCAGCCCGCTGCAGCAGCCCCCCACCCTGAGCCAAGCCTGAGCTTTCAGGCGCTCCATTTGCTTCCAAATACTTCCCCCATCTCTCCCCCTCAACCTCTTACACCTAGCTGA
- the ZBTB39 gene encoding zinc finger and BTB domain-containing protein 39 — protein sequence MGMRIKLQSTNHPNNLLKELNKCRLSETMCDVTIVVGSRSFPAHKAVLACAAGYFQNLFLNTGLDAARTYVVDFITPANFEKVLSFVYTSELFTDLINVGVIYEVAERLGMEDLLQACHSTFPDLESTARAKPLTSTSESHSGTLSCPSAEPAHPLGELRGGGDHFGADRNYVLPSDAGGSYKEEEKNVASDANHSLHLPQPPPPPPKTEDHDTPAPFMSIPSMMTQPVLGTVSTGIQTSTSSCQPYKVQSNGDFSKNNFLTPDNAVDITTGTNSCLSNSEHSKDPGFGQMDELQLEDLGDDDLQFEDPAEDIGTAEEVIELSDDSEDELTFGENDNRENKAMPCQVCKKVLEPNIQLIRQHARDHVDLLTGNCKVCETHFQDRNSRVTHVLSHIGIFLFSCDMCETKFFTQWQLTLHRRDGIFENNIIVHPNDPLPGKLGLFSGAASPELKCAACGKVLAKDFHVVRGHILDHLNLKGQACSVCDQRHLNLCSLMWHTLSHLGISVFSCSVCANSFVDWHLLEKHMAVHQSLEDALFHCHLCSQSFKSEAAYRYHVSQHKCNSGLDARPGFGLQHPALQKRKLPAEEFLSEELALQGQPGNSKYSCKVCGKRFAHTSEFNYHRRIHTGEKPYQCKVCHKFFRGRSTIKCHLKTHSGALMYRCTVCGHYSSTLNLMSKHVGVHKGSLPPDFTIEQTFMYIIHSKEVEKNPDS from the coding sequence ATGGGCATGAGGATCAAACTGCAAAGCACCAACCACCCCAACAACCTGCTGAAGGAACTCAACAAGTGCCGGCTCTCGGAGACCATGTGCGACGTCACCATTGTGGTGGGGAGCCGCTCCTTCCCGGCCCACAAGGCTGTGCTGGCCTGTGCAGCTGGCTACTTCCAGAACCTCTTCCTGAATACTGGGCTTGATGCTGCCAGGACCTATGTGGTGGACTTCATCACCCCTGCCAACTTTGAGAAGGTTCTGAGCTTTGTCTACACGTCAGAACTCTTCACAGACCTGATCAATGTTGGGGTCATCTACGAGGTGGCTGAGCGTCTGGGTATGGAGGACCTCCTCCAGGCCTGTCACTCTACCTTTCCTGATCTAGAGAGCACTGCCAGGGCCAAGCCCCTGACCAGCACCAGTGAGAGCCACTCTGGTACCCTGAGTTGTCCTTCGGCCGAACCTGCCCATCCCCTTGGGGAACTCCGAGGTGGTGGGGACCACTTTGGTGCTGATAGAAACTATGTGTTGCCCAGTGATGCTGGAGGGAGCtataaagaggaagagaagaatgtTGCCAGTGATGCTAACCATAGCCTGCATCTGCCGCAgccgccaccaccaccgccaAAGACAGAAGACCATGACACCCCTGCTCCCTTCATGTCCATTCCTAGCATGATGACCCAGCCAGTCCTAGGCACTGTCAGCACGGGCATCCAGACCAGCACAAGCTCCTGCCAGCCATACAAAGTTCAAAGCAATGGAGACTTCAGTAAAAACAACTTCCTCAcccctgacaatgcagtagacaTTACCACTGGGACCAACTCCTGTCTGAGCAATAGTGAGCACTCCAAAGATCCAGGCTTTGGGCAGATGGATGAGCTCCAGCTCGAGGACCTGGGGGATGATGACTTGCAGTTTGAAGACCCTGCTGAGGATATAGGCACAGCTGAGGAGGTGATTGAGCTGAGTGATGACAGTGAGGATGAGCTGACTTTTGGAGAGAATGACAATCGGGAGAATAAGGCCATGCCCTGCCAGGTGTGCAAGAAAGTTCTAGAGCCCAACATTCAACTGATCCGGCAGCATGCTCGGGACCACGTGGACCTGCTGACGGGCAACTGCAAGGTCTGCGAGACCCACTTCCAGGACCGAAACTCCCGGGTGACTCATGTCCTGTCCCATATTggtattttccttttctcctgcGATATGTGTGAAACTAAGTTCTTTACCCAGTGGCAGCTGACCCTTCACCGACGGGATGGAATATTTGAGAACAACATCATTGTCCACCCCAACGATCCCCTGCCAGGGAAGCTGGGTCTCTTTTCAGGGGCAGCCTCCCCAGAGCTGAAATGCGCTGCCTGTGGGAAAGTATTGGCCAAAGATTTCCATGTGGTCCGGGGCCACATCCTTGACCATCTAAACTTGAAGGGCCAGGCCTGCAGTGTCTGCGACCAGCGTCACCTTAACCTCTGCAGCCTCATGTGGCACACGCTGTCCCATCTCGGCATTTCAGTCTTCTCCTGTTCTGTCTGTGCCAACAGCTTTGTGGACTGGCATCTTCTAGAGAAGCACATGGCTGTGCACCAAAGTCTGGAAGATGCCCTCTTCCACTGCCACTTGTGCAGCCAGAGCTTCAAGTCAGAGGCTGCCTATCGCTACCACGTCAGCCAGCACAAATGCAACAGTGGCCTTGATGCACGGCCTGGTTTTGGGCTGCAGCACCCAGCTCTCCAGAAGCGGAAGCTGCCAGCAGAGGAGTTTCTGAGTGAAGAGCTGGCGCTGCAGGGCCAACCTGGTAACAGCAAGTATAGCTGCAAGGTCTGTGGCAAAAGATTTGCCCACACAAGCGAATTCAACTACCACCGGCGGATCCACACGGGGGAGAAGCCATACCAATGTAAGGTGTGCCACAAGTTCTTCCGAGGCCGCTCGACCATCAAGTGCCACCTAAAGACACACTCGGGGGCCCTCATGTACCGCTGCACAGTCTGTGGGCACTACAGTTCCACCCTTAACCTCATGAGCAAGCATGTTGGTGTGCACAAAGGCAGCCTCCCCCCTGACTTCACCATTGAGCAGACCTTCATGTACATAATCCATTCCAAAGAGGTGGAAAAGAACCCGGACAGTTGA